A part of Gemmatimonas groenlandica genomic DNA contains:
- a CDS encoding VanZ family protein has translation MATLAPMGAIPAGQIPPRWCLSCGGLWLTDGISNVVLFAPFGLALAILGVRWWVVLVLSAGFSLGVEYLQSIGVPPARSAAWADVVANGMGGLAGVWLLALRGWLFPASWLRGGAASLGVGGGGGAALRAHQCGFGAAVGGSRCAVREV, from the coding sequence GTGGCTACGCTGGCACCGATGGGTGCGATTCCAGCAGGTCAGATACCGCCTCGCTGGTGTCTGTCGTGTGGTGGTTTGTGGCTGACTGATGGCATCAGCAACGTGGTGTTGTTCGCTCCCTTCGGATTGGCGCTGGCGATCTTGGGGGTGCGGTGGTGGGTTGTGTTGGTGCTTTCGGCGGGGTTCTCGCTGGGGGTGGAGTACCTGCAGTCGATCGGGGTGCCGCCAGCGCGCTCGGCGGCTTGGGCGGATGTGGTGGCGAATGGGATGGGTGGATTGGCGGGCGTGTGGCTACTGGCGCTGCGCGGGTGGTTGTTCCCGGCGTCGTGGCTGCGTGGCGGTGCGGCTAGCTTGGGGGTGGGCGGCGGGGGGGGTGCTGCTCTTCGCGCTCACCAGTGCGGCTTTGGGGCCGCGGTCGGGGGATCTCGATGCGCCGTGCGAGAAGTCTGA
- a CDS encoding bifunctional homocysteine S-methyltransferase/methylenetetrahydrofolate reductase: MMSATEHPTNTPDTANGATDARPRAALLARLLDPEQVIMFDGAMGTMLYARGVFINQCYDELVLRSPDLVREIHAAYVKAGAEVLETNTFGANRAKLTQYGLEGQVTAINTKAAQLAREAAGDHRLVSGAVGPLGVRLEPYGPTSKDEARGLFREQMLALKAGGADCFLLETFTDLEELEQAILAAREVDAGMPVIAQATVGPDLRTSFGASPEDIARVLDRWGVDVIGLNCSVGPQTILEAIERMAAVTTRKLSAQPNAGMPRDVGGRSMYMASPEYMATYARHLIQAGAKIVGGCCGTTPDHIKAMVEGVRPLAPRTRVIVAHDGTGAVRDEPVGRAQVPLDQRSRFGAKIANGQFVTSVEIVPPRGVDTVKLELDAAALHKAGVDAINVPDGPRAQSRMGAIATSLIIERHGIEAVTHYCCRDRNLLGMLSDLLGASALGLRNMLLITGDPPKMGPYPDATAVFDIDAIGLTNLVSKLNRGLDPGNNPIGEPTRFVVGVGVNPAAIDPAHELKRFHWKVEAGAEYAITQPVFDPAQLEYFLTSIDDVRIPIVAGIWPLVSARNAEFLANEVPGVTVPKEVLDRMRKANDKSKEHALAEGIAIARESLERVRGSVQGVQVSAPFGRIELALEVFG; encoded by the coding sequence ATGATGAGCGCCACAGAGCACCCGACAAACACGCCTGACACCGCGAATGGTGCCACGGATGCGCGCCCGCGCGCCGCACTGCTTGCCCGCCTCCTGGACCCCGAACAGGTCATCATGTTCGACGGGGCCATGGGAACGATGCTGTACGCGCGCGGCGTGTTCATCAATCAGTGCTACGACGAACTTGTGCTGCGCAGCCCTGATTTGGTGCGCGAGATCCATGCGGCGTACGTGAAAGCCGGCGCCGAGGTGCTCGAAACGAACACGTTTGGCGCGAACCGTGCGAAACTCACCCAGTACGGGCTCGAGGGGCAGGTCACGGCTATCAACACCAAAGCGGCCCAGCTCGCGCGCGAAGCGGCGGGCGACCACCGCTTGGTGTCGGGTGCGGTAGGACCTCTCGGTGTGCGATTGGAGCCCTACGGCCCCACCAGCAAAGACGAGGCGCGCGGCCTGTTCCGCGAGCAGATGCTCGCGTTGAAAGCCGGTGGCGCCGACTGCTTCCTACTGGAAACGTTCACCGATCTCGAGGAGCTGGAGCAGGCGATTTTGGCCGCTCGTGAGGTCGACGCCGGCATGCCCGTGATCGCGCAGGCGACGGTTGGCCCGGATTTGCGCACTTCGTTCGGTGCGAGCCCGGAAGACATCGCCCGCGTGCTCGACCGGTGGGGCGTGGACGTGATCGGCCTGAACTGCTCGGTGGGGCCGCAGACGATTCTCGAAGCGATCGAGCGGATGGCTGCCGTGACCACGCGCAAGCTGTCGGCGCAGCCCAATGCTGGAATGCCGCGTGATGTGGGTGGTCGCTCCATGTACATGGCGAGCCCGGAGTACATGGCGACCTATGCCCGCCACCTGATTCAGGCGGGCGCGAAGATCGTGGGTGGCTGCTGCGGTACCACGCCCGATCACATCAAGGCGATGGTGGAAGGTGTACGGCCGTTGGCGCCGCGGACGCGCGTGATTGTTGCGCACGACGGAACCGGCGCGGTGCGCGATGAACCGGTCGGGCGCGCGCAGGTACCGCTTGATCAGCGCTCTCGGTTTGGTGCGAAGATCGCGAATGGGCAGTTCGTGACGTCGGTGGAGATCGTACCGCCCCGCGGTGTCGACACGGTGAAGCTGGAGCTGGACGCCGCTGCGCTGCACAAGGCGGGTGTGGATGCCATCAACGTGCCCGATGGTCCGCGCGCACAGAGCCGCATGGGCGCGATCGCCACGAGCCTGATCATCGAGCGTCACGGCATCGAGGCGGTTACTCACTACTGCTGTCGTGATCGCAATCTCTTAGGCATGCTTAGCGACTTGCTGGGCGCGTCGGCGCTGGGCCTTCGTAACATGCTGCTGATCACAGGCGATCCGCCAAAAATGGGTCCGTATCCCGATGCCACGGCCGTATTCGACATCGACGCGATCGGTTTGACCAATCTCGTGAGCAAGCTGAATCGCGGTCTCGACCCGGGAAACAACCCGATTGGTGAGCCCACTCGGTTTGTGGTGGGCGTGGGTGTGAATCCGGCGGCGATCGATCCGGCGCACGAGTTGAAGCGGTTCCACTGGAAGGTGGAGGCTGGCGCCGAGTATGCAATTACGCAGCCCGTTTTCGATCCGGCGCAGTTGGAGTATTTCCTGACGAGCATAGACGACGTGCGGATTCCAATTGTAGCGGGCATCTGGCCGCTGGTGTCGGCTCGCAACGCGGAGTTTCTGGCGAACGAAGTGCCGGGCGTGACGGTGCCTAAGGAGGTGCTCGACCGTATGCGCAAAGCGAACGACAAGAGCAAGGAACACGCGCTGGCAGAGGGGATCGCGATCGCGCGGGAGTCGTTGGAACGTGTGCGAGGATCGGTGCAGGGTGTGCAGGTTAGCGCGCCGTTCGGGCGGATCGAGCTGGCGCTTGAAGTGTTCGGATAA
- a CDS encoding IPT/TIG domain-containing protein, with the protein MPLIPRLSQFSPDTLVSGASVVITGENLAHAVDSISLTVGGVVLQVRSASATRIDAIVPVGALPCAATATQPVTLTVAGTVLSATVPVRAANRLALKAGESANLLSADDVRCTELVAPATGTARYMLAVVNTSDVASASSAFELRGTGTGAMAGQMSAMKNPQAFGSMVATSSPSTLINASLLPGMRTESLVAQQAAAAESRHDNQLDAQRTIAARAGSATTQWTAARAEKTNRLGVAMASSAASLNVGDVVTMKALYNSCSAGRDVQARVVYAGSRAVVLEDVAAPRARTMDADYRAIGDEFDRVQYPLLRDNIGDPLAMNGAMNGDGRVTMLFTRFVNDSVAGTAGYVSACNFYPKSTFAASNENEVFYARVATATETPADWRRAMRSTVIHEGKHLASFAERLASNTPFEESWLEESTARIAEELYSRTFTSGGSWKGNTGFATTVRCEVYQCDDRPLMMWKHFSMLHQYLRGVDTLSPLGASTNNDVTFYASGWSLVRWAADQYATSEGAWLKALVKGGAQTGLANLAQRTGRPAGELLADWALANAVDDVAGFTPARKQLTFPSWNVADVWSGLAGTYPGAFSAAPLRARSMSFGSFTLPVQQLRAFSSSYFSFDGAQAGGQLIELRGEGGATAAPAGLRVAVVRVE; encoded by the coding sequence GTGCCGCTCATCCCGCGCCTTTCCCAGTTTTCGCCCGATACGCTGGTTTCCGGCGCCTCAGTGGTGATCACCGGCGAGAACCTCGCCCACGCCGTCGATTCCATCAGCCTCACCGTCGGCGGTGTGGTGCTGCAGGTGCGCAGCGCTTCCGCCACCCGCATCGATGCCATCGTGCCCGTGGGCGCGCTGCCTTGCGCCGCCACCGCCACGCAGCCGGTCACGCTCACCGTCGCCGGCACCGTGCTTAGCGCCACCGTGCCGGTGCGCGCCGCCAACCGCCTCGCCCTCAAGGCCGGCGAGTCGGCCAACCTGCTCTCGGCCGATGACGTGCGCTGCACCGAGCTGGTGGCCCCCGCCACCGGCACCGCGCGCTACATGCTGGCCGTGGTGAACACCAGCGACGTGGCCTCGGCCAGCAGCGCCTTCGAACTGCGCGGCACCGGCACTGGCGCGATGGCCGGGCAGATGTCGGCCATGAAGAACCCGCAGGCGTTCGGCAGCATGGTTGCTACGTCCAGCCCAAGCACGTTGATCAACGCGTCGCTGTTGCCGGGCATGCGCACCGAATCGCTGGTGGCCCAGCAGGCTGCGGCCGCCGAGTCGCGTCATGACAACCAGCTGGACGCGCAGCGCACGATCGCCGCGCGGGCCGGCTCGGCCACCACGCAGTGGACCGCGGCGCGGGCCGAGAAGACGAATCGCCTCGGCGTCGCGATGGCCTCGAGCGCCGCGTCACTGAACGTGGGCGACGTGGTCACCATGAAGGCGCTGTACAACAGCTGCAGCGCCGGCCGTGATGTGCAGGCCCGCGTGGTGTACGCCGGCTCGCGCGCGGTGGTGCTGGAAGACGTGGCCGCCCCGCGCGCCCGCACGATGGACGCCGACTATCGCGCCATCGGCGACGAGTTCGACCGCGTGCAGTATCCGTTGCTGCGCGACAACATCGGCGACCCGTTGGCGATGAACGGCGCCATGAACGGCGACGGCCGAGTGACGATGCTGTTCACGCGCTTCGTGAACGATTCCGTGGCCGGCACGGCGGGCTATGTGAGCGCCTGCAACTTCTACCCGAAGAGCACCTTCGCCGCGAGCAACGAGAACGAAGTGTTCTACGCTCGTGTGGCCACCGCCACTGAGACGCCGGCCGATTGGCGCCGCGCCATGCGCAGCACGGTGATCCACGAAGGGAAGCACCTGGCCAGCTTCGCCGAGCGCCTGGCCAGCAACACGCCGTTCGAAGAGTCGTGGCTGGAAGAGAGCACGGCGCGCATCGCCGAGGAGCTGTACTCGCGCACCTTCACGAGCGGCGGCAGCTGGAAGGGCAACACCGGCTTCGCCACCACGGTGCGCTGCGAAGTGTACCAGTGCGACGACCGTCCGCTGATGATGTGGAAGCACTTCTCGATGCTGCACCAGTACCTGCGCGGCGTGGACACCCTGTCGCCGTTGGGCGCGTCGACGAACAACGACGTGACCTTCTACGCGAGCGGCTGGTCGCTAGTGCGTTGGGCGGCCGATCAGTACGCGACCAGCGAAGGCGCGTGGCTCAAGGCGCTGGTGAAGGGCGGCGCCCAGACCGGTCTGGCCAACCTCGCGCAGCGCACCGGCCGTCCGGCTGGCGAGCTGCTGGCCGATTGGGCGCTGGCCAACGCGGTGGACGACGTGGCTGGCTTCACGCCGGCCCGCAAGCAGCTCACCTTCCCGAGCTGGAACGTGGCCGACGTATGGAGCGGCCTGGCCGGCACGTACCCGGGCGCGTTCTCGGCCGCTCCTCTAAGAGCGCGGTCGATGAGCTTCGGGTCGTTCACGCTGCCCGTGCAGCAGCTGCGGGCGTTCAGCAGCAGCTACTTCAGCTTTGACGGCGCGCAGGCTGGCGGGCAGTTGATTGAGCTGCGCGGCGAGGGTGGCGCGACCGCGGCGCCGGCGGGATTGCGGGTGGCGGTGGTGCGGGTGGAGTAG
- a CDS encoding PEP-CTERM sorting domain-containing protein: protein MGISKLVLAAAVVAMPMTAQAQYFSNASVPTSDATPFWDVVSDDDGRGCNIGYVLTGAATSASCKNWQVAAGYTAPYNNTTVANAWFAHANGNVNASVGFAFYTGGNAQLTYFGGIAGSNPLRPLVIRDLQTYAILYTFSSVNTSYTFTGPGFFDIGIATYTPSSPTPNFFSYSAGSPNQFAVFGNGAKGATSADCGASGCWVGAEDKVSPSDFDYNDGFLRITGASASTVVPEPSTYVLMASGLVGLAAVARRRKNNA from the coding sequence ATGGGTATCTCAAAGCTCGTCCTCGCTGCCGCTGTTGTGGCAATGCCGATGACGGCACAGGCGCAGTACTTCAGCAACGCATCCGTTCCGACCTCCGACGCGACTCCCTTCTGGGACGTGGTTTCTGACGACGACGGTCGCGGCTGCAACATTGGTTACGTGCTCACCGGTGCGGCGACTTCCGCCTCGTGCAAGAACTGGCAGGTCGCCGCGGGCTACACGGCTCCGTACAACAACACGACCGTCGCCAACGCGTGGTTTGCGCATGCCAACGGCAACGTCAACGCGTCTGTCGGCTTCGCTTTCTACACGGGCGGCAATGCGCAGCTGACGTATTTTGGTGGAATTGCCGGATCCAACCCGCTTCGCCCTCTCGTTATCCGCGATCTCCAGACCTACGCGATCCTGTACACGTTCAGCTCGGTGAACACCAGCTACACGTTTACGGGCCCGGGCTTCTTCGACATCGGTATCGCGACCTACACGCCGTCGTCCCCGACTCCGAACTTCTTCTCGTACAGCGCAGGGTCTCCGAACCAGTTTGCGGTTTTTGGAAATGGCGCGAAGGGCGCTACGTCGGCTGACTGTGGCGCGTCGGGATGCTGGGTCGGCGCCGAAGACAAGGTGAGCCCGTCCGATTTCGATTACAACGACGGATTCCTCCGTATCACTGGAGCGTCTGCCTCTACTGTCGTGCCGGAGCCGTCAACTTACGTCCTGATGGCGAGCGGCCTCGTGGGCCTCGCGGCCGTCGCCCGTCGCCGCAAGAACAACGCGTAA
- a CDS encoding acyltransferase — MADAERSKLRRAIRNPGYAASVLLALGKGYFYKRYLPLRGIRFSAGRNFLVFGRLTVRGPGKVEFGDNVNVSMHVTPFTHDVNAVISVGDHCFLNGVRFGCATRIQVGADCILAEARIMDSNFHSTRADRWNPDAPVKTAAVILERNVWVAADAGILPGTRIGENSVVGFAAVCNGSYPANSLIAGNPAIVVRQIEQAPQE, encoded by the coding sequence ATGGCCGACGCCGAACGATCAAAGCTGCGCCGCGCGATTCGTAATCCGGGATACGCCGCATCCGTCTTGCTGGCGCTCGGTAAGGGATATTTCTACAAGCGATATCTCCCACTCCGCGGTATTCGATTCTCCGCCGGCCGAAATTTTCTCGTATTCGGTCGCCTTACAGTGCGCGGCCCTGGCAAGGTGGAATTCGGAGACAACGTGAACGTGTCGATGCATGTGACGCCGTTTACTCACGACGTCAACGCAGTCATCTCCGTCGGCGATCACTGCTTTCTCAACGGCGTTCGGTTCGGCTGTGCGACGCGCATCCAGGTCGGGGCCGATTGCATTCTGGCGGAAGCGCGGATCATGGATAGCAACTTTCACTCGACCCGGGCCGATCGTTGGAATCCGGATGCACCGGTGAAGACGGCCGCGGTAATCCTCGAGAGGAATGTTTGGGTTGCGGCAGATGCCGGAATCCTGCCGGGTACTCGCATTGGCGAGAATAGCGTGGTTGGATTCGCCGCCGTATGTAACGGTTCGTATCCGGCGAATTCACTTATCGCTGGGAATCCAGCCATTGTAGTGCGGCAGATTGAGCAAGCGCCACAGGAGTGA
- a CDS encoding YggT family protein has protein sequence MLGSIVGVLDLLLGVLRPAVFVAGAFTAVAAAVSYSVRTRKISPFSPFARFSRDKVDPWLIAPMERRIMRAGGTPYAAPWWALAAVIVGGLILLSAVGFVRDQLMMLAYMSGSGSSLAALLVHWTFSVLKVALFARVISSWVGGSPYSKWWRWSYVLTEWFLGPLRQVIPTIGMIDITVIIAYFGLGILESVITSALL, from the coding sequence ATGCTCGGATCCATCGTCGGTGTTCTCGATCTGCTCCTTGGTGTGCTGCGCCCCGCGGTCTTCGTGGCCGGTGCCTTTACCGCCGTGGCGGCGGCGGTGTCGTACAGCGTGCGCACCCGCAAGATCTCGCCCTTCTCCCCCTTCGCGCGCTTTTCCCGCGACAAGGTGGACCCGTGGCTGATCGCCCCCATGGAACGCCGCATCATGCGCGCCGGCGGCACGCCGTACGCCGCCCCCTGGTGGGCCCTGGCCGCCGTGATCGTGGGTGGACTCATCCTGCTCTCGGCCGTGGGCTTCGTGCGAGATCAGCTGATGATGCTGGCGTACATGAGCGGCTCTGGCTCATCGCTGGCCGCGCTGCTGGTGCACTGGACGTTCAGCGTGCTGAAGGTTGCGCTGTTCGCCCGCGTGATCTCGAGCTGGGTGGGCGGCAGCCCGTACTCCAAGTGGTGGCGCTGGTCGTACGTGCTCACCGAATGGTTCTTAGGCCCGCTGCGTCAGGTGATCCCGACGATCGGCATGATCGACATCACGGTGATCATTGCGTACTTCGGCCTCGGGATACTGGAGTCGGTGATTACTAGCGCGTTGCTCTAG
- a CDS encoding endonuclease/exonuclease/phosphatase family protein: protein MITVAVVGYALGMALVAAAVATAGDSNALGMLLLFGPRWILVFPWLLLIPLSLVARRWVTAAAIVGSLVTLFQVSGFEIPSLISLRSAMGSGGGAGKTLRIVTYNTDRSATLAQRIDTDLLAWDADVIVMQDCAPEVATAMQAADRRYQVFRESEFCVATRLAVRSPVQLHGTRKEGRAVGFSVEWQGATVRIGTVHLPSPRTALFAARQGSGDLLEESVQQRAEASGAIAAWMRESHRGPIVVAGDFNLPVESRALRHDWMWLRNAISEAGWGFGHTMFAGRHRVRIDHVLVSSDFTVRGARVLSGFPSEHQPVVADLELTASGGASK from the coding sequence GTGATCACGGTCGCTGTGGTCGGCTACGCGCTCGGCATGGCCCTCGTTGCCGCGGCCGTGGCGACCGCCGGCGACAGCAATGCGCTCGGCATGCTCCTGCTGTTCGGCCCCCGGTGGATTCTGGTGTTCCCATGGCTGCTCCTGATCCCGCTGTCACTCGTGGCGCGCCGATGGGTGACTGCCGCCGCGATCGTGGGCAGTCTGGTCACGCTGTTCCAGGTCAGTGGCTTCGAGATTCCGAGCCTAATTTCGCTACGAAGTGCGATGGGGAGTGGAGGAGGGGCGGGGAAGACGTTGCGGATCGTTACCTACAACACCGATCGCTCGGCCACTTTGGCGCAGCGCATCGACACCGACCTGCTGGCGTGGGACGCCGACGTGATCGTGATGCAGGACTGTGCGCCGGAGGTCGCGACCGCGATGCAGGCCGCCGACCGGCGATACCAGGTGTTCCGCGAATCCGAGTTCTGCGTCGCCACGCGCTTGGCGGTGCGTTCGCCGGTGCAGCTGCACGGCACACGCAAAGAGGGGCGGGCGGTGGGGTTCAGCGTGGAGTGGCAGGGCGCCACGGTCCGTATCGGCACGGTTCATCTCCCGAGTCCACGAACCGCGCTATTTGCCGCGCGGCAGGGGAGCGGCGATCTGCTTGAGGAGAGTGTGCAGCAGCGCGCCGAGGCCTCGGGGGCGATCGCGGCCTGGATGAGGGAGAGTCACCGAGGCCCCATTGTGGTGGCCGGAGACTTCAACCTCCCTGTGGAGTCGCGAGCGCTGCGCCACGACTGGATGTGGCTGCGCAACGCCATCAGCGAAGCCGGGTGGGGCTTCGGGCACACCATGTTCGCCGGCCGGCACCGCGTGCGGATCGACCACGTGCTGGTGTCGAGCGATTTCACGGTGCGCGGTGCCCGCGTGCTGAGTGGGTTCCCGTCGGAGCATCAGCCAGTAGTGGCTGATCTCGAGCTCACGGCTTCTGGAGGCGCCAGCAAGTAG
- the asnB gene encoding asparagine synthase (glutamine-hydrolyzing) produces the protein MCGINGTIRFRGTVDRELLGRQRDTMEHRGPDSSGIWFSNDGRVGFGHRRLAIIDLSPGGHQPMIDGETGTVITFNGEIYNYVELRDRLRAKGHVFRTHSDTEVILAAYREWGTDCVAQLGGMFAFALYDESKQRVMLARDRAGEKPLFYRVNDEQFTFASEAKALLADPTCPRRVRAQSLNEYLAYGYVTGENTMFADIRRVAPAGRVVINLATGAIAHDSYWTLPQTALSASSADPEALVEELHELLKASVRRQLMADVPIGVLLSGGVDSSIVTAIAAEVSGSRIRTFTARFPGHGGFDEGPYARMVADHLGTEHIELEAKAADASLLQSLVAQFDDPISDSSMIPTFLVSQEIRKHATVAIGGDGGDELFGGYHRYPVQIQAEQLRARVPRGIRQIAAYSAEMILPVGTPGRGFAKSLAGTSGDGLANAGRIFRADERLQLTDALRSLDPNDILAPEILRSHAFEDRESALQRATALDFSSYMVDDVLVKVDRASMMSSLEVRAPLLDVDVIEFAFSRVPDSLKADRMNRKLILRRLGQRLLPKRLDLTRKQGFSIPIDAWMKHEWRDQLDGAQAQAQGLISPKAFETYRGRLDAGLPIGERLYSLLFIQLWSERFAVTDVI, from the coding sequence ATGTGTGGCATAAACGGCACGATCCGCTTTCGCGGCACCGTGGATCGCGAGCTTCTCGGGCGCCAGCGTGACACGATGGAACACCGTGGGCCTGACTCGAGTGGGATTTGGTTCTCGAACGACGGGCGCGTAGGCTTCGGACACCGGAGACTGGCGATCATCGATCTGTCGCCGGGCGGCCACCAGCCCATGATCGACGGCGAGACGGGCACGGTCATCACCTTCAACGGTGAGATCTACAACTACGTCGAGCTCCGCGATCGACTGCGCGCGAAGGGCCATGTGTTCCGTACGCACTCGGATACAGAAGTCATCCTCGCGGCGTACCGGGAATGGGGTACCGACTGCGTTGCGCAACTCGGAGGAATGTTCGCGTTCGCCTTGTACGACGAATCCAAACAGCGCGTGATGCTGGCGCGTGACCGCGCAGGCGAGAAGCCGCTTTTCTATCGCGTGAACGACGAGCAGTTCACGTTTGCCAGTGAGGCCAAGGCGCTGTTGGCTGATCCGACGTGCCCGCGTCGAGTACGCGCGCAGTCCCTCAACGAGTATCTCGCCTACGGGTACGTCACGGGCGAGAACACGATGTTCGCCGATATCCGTCGCGTGGCACCGGCTGGGCGGGTCGTCATCAACCTCGCGACCGGCGCGATCGCACACGACAGCTACTGGACTCTGCCTCAGACGGCGCTGTCAGCATCGTCGGCGGATCCGGAGGCGCTCGTTGAGGAACTCCACGAGCTGCTTAAGGCGTCGGTGCGTCGCCAGCTAATGGCCGACGTCCCCATCGGCGTGTTGCTCAGTGGCGGCGTAGACTCGAGCATCGTCACCGCTATCGCGGCCGAAGTTAGCGGAAGTCGCATCCGTACATTCACGGCACGTTTTCCCGGGCACGGCGGGTTCGACGAGGGGCCATATGCCCGCATGGTCGCGGATCATCTCGGCACTGAGCACATCGAGCTAGAGGCCAAAGCCGCTGATGCTTCGCTACTGCAATCGCTGGTTGCACAGTTCGATGATCCGATTTCTGATTCGTCGATGATTCCAACCTTTCTGGTGTCACAGGAGATTCGGAAGCACGCGACCGTAGCGATAGGAGGTGATGGTGGTGATGAACTGTTCGGGGGCTATCACAGATACCCGGTGCAGATACAGGCCGAACAGCTACGGGCACGCGTCCCTCGTGGAATTAGGCAAATTGCGGCGTATTCGGCAGAGATGATTCTGCCAGTTGGCACCCCTGGGCGGGGGTTTGCGAAATCTCTCGCCGGTACGTCGGGTGATGGGCTCGCGAATGCAGGGCGGATCTTTCGCGCGGACGAGCGCCTGCAGCTTACCGATGCGCTGCGCTCTCTGGATCCCAACGACATACTTGCACCGGAGATACTCCGCTCGCACGCGTTCGAAGACCGAGAGTCCGCACTCCAGCGAGCGACAGCACTCGACTTCAGCAGCTACATGGTTGACGACGTGCTGGTGAAGGTCGACCGAGCAAGCATGATGTCCTCTCTTGAAGTGCGGGCCCCACTTCTTGATGTCGACGTCATCGAATTTGCCTTTTCAAGAGTCCCCGACTCGCTGAAAGCCGACCGCATGAATCGCAAGCTGATCCTGCGAAGACTCGGCCAACGGCTGCTACCGAAGCGACTCGACCTCACTCGCAAGCAAGGGTTCTCGATTCCAATCGACGCATGGATGAAGCACGAGTGGCGCGACCAACTCGATGGCGCGCAGGCGCAGGCGCAGGGCCTGATTTCTCCGAAGGCCTTCGAGACGTACCGAGGTCGTCTCGACGCTGGCCTTCCAATTGGGGAGCGATTGTACTCGCTCCTGTTCATTCAGCTCTGGAGCGAGCGGTTCGCGGTGACCGACGTGATTTAG
- a CDS encoding acyl-CoA dehydrogenase family protein encodes MSMTAPSSADLTRAPLTMFSEEEELFRAAVADLAEQEVRPRVRAMEDAGRIDPALTAKFVELGLMGIELPEEVGGAGGSLMMVAIAVEELSKVDASAAIQVDVQNTLVNYPLYRYGNAEQRARILPRMTAGTIGAYALSEPGSGSDAFGLATRAEKVDGGWTLNGSKAWITNGGEADVFVVFANTRPDMGYKGITAFIVERGATGFSVGKKEHKLGICASSTTSLHFENTFVSDANVLGDVGIGYKIAIETLNEGRIGIGAQMIGVAQGAMTAAVAHLKERKQFGKSLSEFQGIQFQVAQAATELEAARLMVYNAARLKDAGQDIAREGAMAKLYSSQMAERVTSLCVELFGGYGYTREYPVEKFYRDAKIGTIYEGTSNMQLQTIAKAVLR; translated from the coding sequence ATGTCGATGACCGCACCGTCTTCTGCCGACCTCACCCGCGCGCCCCTCACGATGTTTTCCGAGGAGGAGGAGCTGTTCCGCGCTGCCGTGGCCGACCTGGCCGAGCAGGAAGTGCGGCCGCGTGTTCGCGCGATGGAGGACGCCGGTAGGATCGACCCCGCACTGACCGCGAAGTTCGTCGAACTCGGGCTCATGGGCATCGAATTGCCGGAAGAGGTGGGTGGTGCCGGCGGATCGCTCATGATGGTGGCGATCGCGGTGGAAGAGCTCAGCAAGGTAGACGCGTCGGCGGCGATTCAGGTGGACGTGCAGAACACGCTCGTGAATTACCCGCTGTACCGCTACGGCAACGCTGAGCAGCGCGCACGCATTCTGCCGCGCATGACGGCGGGCACGATCGGGGCCTATGCACTTTCGGAGCCGGGATCGGGGTCGGACGCGTTCGGTTTGGCCACGCGGGCCGAAAAGGTCGACGGCGGCTGGACGCTGAACGGATCGAAGGCGTGGATCACGAACGGCGGTGAAGCCGATGTGTTCGTGGTGTTCGCGAACACGCGTCCCGACATGGGCTACAAGGGGATCACCGCGTTCATCGTGGAGCGTGGCGCGACCGGCTTCTCGGTGGGCAAGAAGGAGCACAAGCTCGGCATCTGCGCGTCGAGCACAACGTCGCTGCACTTTGAGAATACGTTCGTGAGCGACGCGAATGTGCTGGGCGACGTGGGGATCGGCTACAAGATCGCGATCGAAACGCTGAACGAAGGGCGCATCGGCATCGGCGCCCAGATGATCGGCGTGGCGCAGGGCGCGATGACCGCAGCCGTGGCGCACCTCAAGGAGCGCAAGCAGTTCGGCAAGTCGCTGTCGGAGTTCCAGGGCATTCAGTTCCAGGTGGCGCAGGCGGCCACGGAACTCGAAGCGGCGCGACTGATGGTGTACAACGCAGCGCGATTGAAGGACGCGGGGCAGGACATCGCGCGTGAAGGGGCGATGGCGAAGTTGTACTCCTCGCAGATGGCCGAGCGCGTGACGTCGCTGTGCGTGGAGCTGTTCGGCGGGTACGGGTATACGCGCGAGTATCCGGTGGAGAAGTTCTATCGTGACGCGAAGATCGGCACGATTTACGAGGGGACGAGCAATATGCAGTTGCAGACGATCGCTAAAGCGGTGCTCAGATAG